The sequence below is a genomic window from Thalassobaculum sp. OXR-137.
ATCGGTGCGGTAGAAGCTGCCGAAGCCCGGCTTGTCCAGCACCAGCTCGCCCTCGGCGGCCCGGCATTCGGCGATGTGGTCCTGGCCGGGCTCACCGCGGATGAGAAAGCGGCCGAGCGGGCCGTCGCGGCCGGCCACCTTTCGGTCGCGCTTCAGGGCGTGCATGTCGGAGAGGTCGGGGGCGTAGCCCTCGCGGGTATGGACCAGCATCAGGCCGGCGGCCCGGGCCGCGGCGATCAGGGCCACGGCGTAGGGGATGATCGCGCGCATCGGCGCGATGTCGTCGCCCAGGGCGGCCACCATGCCGCCGGGGTCGAGGAAATCGCGCTGGAAGTCGATGGCGACCAGCGCGGTGGTGGCGGGATCGGCCGTGAAGCTCAGCCCGACATTGCAGGAGATCGTGCCCATGGAACCGGTTTAACCGGAACCACGGGCACAGACCATCCGCTTATTCACCCGGCGCGCGCTACTCGGCGGCTGCTACTCGGCCGCCGCCTTCTCCTGGGCGATGGTCGCCTGGGCCGCCGCCAGACGGGCGATCGGCACGCGGAACGGCGAGCAGCTCACATAGTCCAGCCCGACCTCCTCGCAGAAGGCGATGGAGGACGGGTCGCCGCCATGCTCGCCGCAGATGCCGAGCTTGATGTTCGGACGGGTCTTGCGACCGCGCTCGGCGGCGATCTTCACCAGTTCGCCGACACCCTGCTGGTCCAGGCTGACGAACGGATCGACCTCGATGATGCCCTTCTCCTCGTAGAAGTGGATGAAGGCGCCGGCATCGTCGCGGGACAGACCGTACGTGGTCTGGGTCAGGTCGTTGGTCCCGAAGCTGAAGAACTCCGCCTCCACCGCGATCTTGTCGGCCTGCAACGCGGCGCGCGGCAGCTCGATCATGGTGCCGACCAGGTAGTCGACCTTGATCCCGGTTTCCTTGGCGACCTCTTCGGCCACCCGGTCGATGATCGCCTTGATGATGCGGACTTCGGCATCGGTGGCGGCCAGCGGGATCATGACCTCCGGCAGCGGCGCCTCGCCGCGCTTGGCGATCTCGGTCGCCGCCTCGAAGATCGCCCGGGCCTGCATCTCGGAGATCTCGGGATAGCTGATCGCCAGACGGCAGCCGCGATGGCCGAGCATCGGGTTGCTCTCGGTCAGCTCGAGCGCACGGCGCTTCACCGTCTCCACGGAGACGCCGGCGGCCTTGGCGACCTCCTCCATCTCCTCTTCCGTATGCGGCAGGAACTCGTGCAGCGGCGGGTCGAGCAGGCGGATGGTGACCGGCAGGCCCTCCATGATCCGGAACAGCTCGATGAAGTCGTCGCGCTGCATCGGCAGCAGCTTGGCCAGGGCGGCGCGGCGGCCGGCCTCGGTGGTGGAGACGATCATCTCGCGCATGGCGACGATGCGCTCGCCCTCGAAGAACATGTGCTCGGTGCGGCACAGGCCGATGCCCTCGGCGCCGAAG
It includes:
- a CDS encoding isochorismatase family cysteine hydrolase; translated protein: MGTISCNVGLSFTADPATTALVAIDFQRDFLDPGGMVAALGDDIAPMRAIIPYAVALIAAARAAGLMLVHTREGYAPDLSDMHALKRDRKVAGRDGPLGRFLIRGEPGQDHIAECRAAEGELVLDKPGFGSFYRTDLEERLRARGIEALILMGVTTQCCVASTLREAVDRGFRCLTVEDACAATTPELHAAAISLIYGENNLFGWVSDTQRVLAGLRG